From one Rhopalosiphum padi isolate XX-2018 chromosome 2, ASM2088224v1, whole genome shotgun sequence genomic stretch:
- the LOC132921460 gene encoding protein O-GlcNAcase-like isoform X2: MADNCCVSQNDNFICGVVEGFYGRPWTTEQRKDLFQKLKKWGVGCYVYAPKDDYKHRAYWRDLYTVEEAEQLGGLISAARDCGVTLYYALSPGLDMTYSSQKEIATLKRKLDQVAQCGCKAFALLFDDIEPDMSPADKEVFQSFAHAQVSITNEIFQHLGQPKFLVCPTQYCSARAVPNVQNSDYLNTLGSKLAPQIDIMWTGQKVISRSLTTESIREITEVLRRPPVIWDNLHANDYDQKRVFLGPYQGRSPDLISQLRGVLTNPNCEYGANFVAIHTLAQWSKCTSDPPTITHDNESMKLETESDEEGIIDLPENIYHSRRALRIAIKEWIPEFRRQKQAHGPIIKPQPTISIMSPVAIPLASFNTCMATSTTTITTSTSTAPLSLSTTNNVESISSASVNGCPTNVLQTAVAVTMNPPLVIMNSLVSESKVISEPMDCNISPAPSPQSSDTAMNTDNGSSVSMQVETPSPSADMVVDVIQDQKHSYERDLTEEDLLLMCDLFYLPFEHGPQSVQYLTEFNWLKSNAYLVSNENLRKSKKKNSTDTKPEIEEWYERAKRMDELTEQVNELFQRLTFSANRELVHDLYPYVWDVRCVISLLNFYVKWLSDGHFPQSITNYTLGSYT, from the exons gaTTTTATGGAAGACCATGGACTACTGAACAACGTAAAGACTTGTTTCAAAA gttaaaaaaatgGGGAGTAGGGTGTTATGTGTATGCGCCCAAAGATGATTACAAACACAGGGCATATTGGAGAGATTTATATACAGTTGAAGAAGCCGAACAATTAGGTGGCTTAATTAGTGCCGCTAGAGACTGTGGTGTTACCCTCTATTATGCCTTGTCTCCAGGGCTTGACATGACTTATAGTAGTCAAAAAGAAATAGCTACTCTCAAACGAAAATTGGATCAAGTTGCTCAATGTGGTTGCAAAGCTTTTGCTCTATTGTTTGACGATATAGAACCAGATATGTCACCAGCTGATAAGGAAGTGTTTCAGTCATTTGCACATGCTCag gtGTCGATTACCAATGAAATATTTCAGCACTTGGGTCAACCTAAATTTTTAGTGTGTCCAACTCAATATTGTTCAGCACGTGCTGTACCAAATGTTCAAAATtctgattatttaaatactttgggATCTAAATTGGCACCTCAAATTGACATAATGTGGACCG GACAAAAAGTTATATCTCGTTCATTGACTACTGAATCTATTAGAGAAATCACTGAAGTATTAAGGCGACCTCCTGTTATATGGGACAATTTGCATGCTAATGACTATGACCAAAAGCGCGTATTCTTGGGACCATATCAGGGACGTTCTCCAGACTTAATATCACAATTAAGAGGAGTATTGACTAATCCAAACTGTGAATATGGTGCTAACTTTGTAGCTATTCATACGTTAGCTCAATGGAGTAAATGCACTTCTGATCCCCCAACAATCACACATGACA atGAAAGTATGAAATTAGAGACTGAGAGTGATGAAGAAGGTATCATTGATCTTCCAGAGAATATTTACCATTCAAGAAGAGCATTACGTATAGCAATCAAAGAATGGATTCCAGAATTTCGCAGACAGAAACAAGCTCATGGTCCTATCATCAAACCACAACCTACCATATCTATTATGTCTCCTGTGGCCATACCTCTTGCATCGTTTAACACGTGTATGGCGACCTCAACAACTACTATTACAACATCTACATCTACTGCACCATTATCTTTGTCTACAACTAATAATGTTGAATCAATTTCATCAGCCAGTGTGAATGGTTGTCCTACTAATGTCTTACAAACTGCAGTAGCTGTCACCATGAATCCACCCTTAGTAATAATGAATTCTTTGGTATCTGAAAGTAAAGTTATCAGCGAGCCTATGGATTGTAACATATCACCAGCACCATCTCCACAGAGTTCAGATACAGCCATGAACACCGATAATGGATca agTGTTTCAATGCAAGTGGAAACACCTAGTCCTAGTGCAGATATGGTTGTTGATGTGATTCAAGATCAAAAACATTCATATGAAAG GGATCTAACAGAAGAAGATTTATTGCTTAtgtgtgatttattttatttaccatttgAACATGGTCCTCAAAGTGTTCAATATTTGACAGAATTTAATTGGCTAAAGAGCAATGCTTATTTGGTTTCCAATGAAAATcttcgaaaatcaaaaaaaaaaaattcaactgaCACTAAACCAGAA ATTGAAGAATGGTATGAAAGAGCAAAGAGAATGGATGAATTGACTGAACAAGTAAATGAGCTATTTCAAAGACTGACATTTAGTGCCAATAGAGAACTTGTTCATGATCTGTATCCTTATGTTTGGGATGTTAGGTGTGTTATATCATTACTAAACTTCTATGTTAAATGGctat CTGATGGCCACTTTCCACAATCAATCACAAATTATACTCTTGGGTCTTATACat AA
- the LOC132921460 gene encoding protein O-GlcNAcase-like isoform X1 — protein sequence MADNCCVSQNDNFICGVVEGFYGRPWTTEQRKDLFQKLKKWGVGCYVYAPKDDYKHRAYWRDLYTVEEAEQLGGLISAARDCGVTLYYALSPGLDMTYSSQKEIATLKRKLDQVAQCGCKAFALLFDDIEPDMSPADKEVFQSFAHAQVSITNEIFQHLGQPKFLVCPTQYCSARAVPNVQNSDYLNTLGSKLAPQIDIMWTGQKVISRSLTTESIREITEVLRRPPVIWDNLHANDYDQKRVFLGPYQGRSPDLISQLRGVLTNPNCEYGANFVAIHTLAQWSKCTSDPPTITHDNESMKLETESDEEGIIDLPENIYHSRRALRIAIKEWIPEFRRQKQAHGPIIKPQPTISIMSPVAIPLASFNTCMATSTTTITTSTSTAPLSLSTTNNVESISSASVNGCPTNVLQTAVAVTMNPPLVIMNSLVSESKVISEPMDCNISPAPSPQSSDTAMNTDNGSSVSMQVETPSPSADMVVDVIQDQKHSYERDLTEEDLLLMCDLFYLPFEHGPQSVQYLTEFNWLKSNAYLVSNENLRKSKKKNSTDTKPEIEEWYERAKRMDELTEQVNELFQRLTFSANRELVHDLYPYVWDVRCVISLLNFYVKWLSDGHFPQSITNYTLGSYTWFSKGWKESFMSGDQEPWVFRGGLVADLQRLMPVDAGSDLFIYKPPDIPTNKMYNVRPYTFEDESAVYNICRCTCYTSVDDHTINKSDLPDLIPDRLVGSYLTLSPELCFVVEDNGTVIGYALAALNAKEFYQKLQVSWLPEICTKYPLDNSSEEIQSASQEIVNWFHSFDLNKELPDSNALSQHQSVMTYATLPVNNDASVSKRLIICLLAALRANGSFGVHVPLRTKDQQTLEFYTKLGFMEISQGPNLNPGFTYLGRVF from the exons gaTTTTATGGAAGACCATGGACTACTGAACAACGTAAAGACTTGTTTCAAAA gttaaaaaaatgGGGAGTAGGGTGTTATGTGTATGCGCCCAAAGATGATTACAAACACAGGGCATATTGGAGAGATTTATATACAGTTGAAGAAGCCGAACAATTAGGTGGCTTAATTAGTGCCGCTAGAGACTGTGGTGTTACCCTCTATTATGCCTTGTCTCCAGGGCTTGACATGACTTATAGTAGTCAAAAAGAAATAGCTACTCTCAAACGAAAATTGGATCAAGTTGCTCAATGTGGTTGCAAAGCTTTTGCTCTATTGTTTGACGATATAGAACCAGATATGTCACCAGCTGATAAGGAAGTGTTTCAGTCATTTGCACATGCTCag gtGTCGATTACCAATGAAATATTTCAGCACTTGGGTCAACCTAAATTTTTAGTGTGTCCAACTCAATATTGTTCAGCACGTGCTGTACCAAATGTTCAAAATtctgattatttaaatactttgggATCTAAATTGGCACCTCAAATTGACATAATGTGGACCG GACAAAAAGTTATATCTCGTTCATTGACTACTGAATCTATTAGAGAAATCACTGAAGTATTAAGGCGACCTCCTGTTATATGGGACAATTTGCATGCTAATGACTATGACCAAAAGCGCGTATTCTTGGGACCATATCAGGGACGTTCTCCAGACTTAATATCACAATTAAGAGGAGTATTGACTAATCCAAACTGTGAATATGGTGCTAACTTTGTAGCTATTCATACGTTAGCTCAATGGAGTAAATGCACTTCTGATCCCCCAACAATCACACATGACA atGAAAGTATGAAATTAGAGACTGAGAGTGATGAAGAAGGTATCATTGATCTTCCAGAGAATATTTACCATTCAAGAAGAGCATTACGTATAGCAATCAAAGAATGGATTCCAGAATTTCGCAGACAGAAACAAGCTCATGGTCCTATCATCAAACCACAACCTACCATATCTATTATGTCTCCTGTGGCCATACCTCTTGCATCGTTTAACACGTGTATGGCGACCTCAACAACTACTATTACAACATCTACATCTACTGCACCATTATCTTTGTCTACAACTAATAATGTTGAATCAATTTCATCAGCCAGTGTGAATGGTTGTCCTACTAATGTCTTACAAACTGCAGTAGCTGTCACCATGAATCCACCCTTAGTAATAATGAATTCTTTGGTATCTGAAAGTAAAGTTATCAGCGAGCCTATGGATTGTAACATATCACCAGCACCATCTCCACAGAGTTCAGATACAGCCATGAACACCGATAATGGATca agTGTTTCAATGCAAGTGGAAACACCTAGTCCTAGTGCAGATATGGTTGTTGATGTGATTCAAGATCAAAAACATTCATATGAAAG GGATCTAACAGAAGAAGATTTATTGCTTAtgtgtgatttattttatttaccatttgAACATGGTCCTCAAAGTGTTCAATATTTGACAGAATTTAATTGGCTAAAGAGCAATGCTTATTTGGTTTCCAATGAAAATcttcgaaaatcaaaaaaaaaaaattcaactgaCACTAAACCAGAA ATTGAAGAATGGTATGAAAGAGCAAAGAGAATGGATGAATTGACTGAACAAGTAAATGAGCTATTTCAAAGACTGACATTTAGTGCCAATAGAGAACTTGTTCATGATCTGTATCCTTATGTTTGGGATGTTAGGTGTGTTATATCATTACTAAACTTCTATGTTAAATGGctat CTGATGGCCACTTTCCACAATCAATCACAAATTATACTCTTGGGTCTTATACat GGTTTTCAAAAGGTTGGAAAGAAAGCTTTATGAGTGGCGATCAAGAACCCTGGGTTTTTAGAGGTGGTTTAGTTGCTGATTTACAA cgGTTAATGCCAGTTGATGCTGGttctgatttatttatttataaacctcCTGATATAcccacaaataaaatgtataatgtacggCCATATACTTTTGAAGATGAGTCAGCTGTATACAACATTTGCCGGTGTACTTGTTATACTAGTGTTGATGaccatactataaataaatctgATCTACCTGACTTAATACCTGACAG GCTTGTTGGTTCATATTTGACACTTAGTCCAGAACTTTGTTTTGTCGTTGAAGATAATGGCACTGTTATAGGTTATGCATTAGCTGCTTTAAATGCAaaagaattttatcaaaaattacaaGTTTCGTGGTTACCTGAAATATGTACTAAATATCCATTAGATAATTCCAGTGAAGAAATACAGTCAGCTTCGCAA gaaatcGTAAATTGGTTTCAttcatttgatttaaataaagaattacCAGATTCTAATGCTTTGTCTCAACATCAATCAGTTATGACCTATGCAACATTACCTGTGAATAATGATGCATCAGTATCCAAACGATTAATCATTTGTCTTCTAGCAGCATTAAGAGCTAATG GATCATTTGGTGTTCATGTACCTTTAAGAACCAAAGATCAACAAACATTGGAGTTTTACACGAAATTGGGATTTATGGAAATTTCACAAGGGCCTAATCTAAATCCTGGTTTTACATACTTAGGAcgtgttttttga
- the LOC132921460 gene encoding transcription factor SPT20 homolog isoform X3, producing MAVVNMNSLMNGKDSRWLQLEVCREFQRNKCSRSDTECKFAHPAANVDVQNGKVTACYDSIKGRCNRTKPPCKYFHPPQHLKDQLLINGRNHLALKNALVQQMGLVANQPMVPGQVSAPMPNPAYLAQLPSTQIGNAFNPYFSHTNPLMNPLSQFFAPNPNNLTMAMQQTVVQQNLQPPERLDMDLSKISPFYYENLSLPGLMPFKRPSGDKAGLPMFQPSAAAAAYQQLFQFVPQQADYPPTSSAAALSVMPKPQSQAVAQQQQQQQQQQTQQSIAPQKSQTPELPATQTQLQSQQLAAFHQLLAMSPQQQLQQQQIQQQHLQQQQSLQQQHQSLQQQHQQQQAQLAQAQNQAQAHLVQSQAQVQNQLQDPNQQAQLQQHQAFAAVFNQLIAMRPPPPPLAFQAPQLAPNPNLMTSPSMKQFIAAQIQHHIHNTNLNGNLNPAAINGNINTKSDEEVQQPFKKMKTA from the coding sequence ATGGCTGTTGTTAACATGAATAGTTTAATGAATGGGAAAGACTCACGGTGGCTGCAACTAGAAGTATGTCGTGAATTTCAACGTAATAAATGTTCGCGTAGTGATACAGAATGTAAATTTGCTCATCCAGCTGCTAATGTGGATGTTCAGAATGGCAAAGTAACTGCTTGTTATGATAGCATTAAAGGGCGGTGTAATAGAACAAAACCACCTTGCAAATATTTTCATCCTCCACAACATTTAAAAGATCAACTTTTAATTAATGGAAGAAATCATTTGGCTCTCAAAAATGCCTTAGTACAGCAAATGGGCTTAGTGGCTAATCAACCAATGGTTCCTGGACAAGTTTCTGCTCCCATGCCAAACCCAGCTTACTTAGCTCAGTTACCCAGTACTCAGATTGGAAATGCATTTAACCCCTATTTCAGTCATACTAATCCACTCATGAATCCTTTGTCACAATTTTTTGCTCCCAACCCTAACAACTTGACAATGGCAATGCAACAAACAGTCGTACAACAAAATCTACAACCACCAGAACGTTTAGATATggatttaagtaaaatttctCCTTTTTATTACGAGAATTTGTCATTGCCTGGTTTAATGCCTTTTAAAAGGCCTTCAGGCGATAAAGCAGGTTTACCAATGTTTCAACCAagtgcagcagcagcagcgtaCCAACAACTATTTCAATTTGTCCCACAACAAGCTGACTATCCTCCTACATCATCTGCAGCAGCTTTATCTGTTATGCCAAAACCACAATCTCAGGCAGTAgcgcagcaacaacaacaacaacaacaacaacaaactcAACAGTCTATAGCCCCTCAAAAATCTCAGACTCCTGAATTACCTGCAACACAAACTCAATTACAGTCACAGCAACTTGCTGCATTTCATCAATTGCTTGCTATGTCTCCTCAACAACAATTACAACAACAGCAAATACAACAACAACATCTACAACAACAGCAATCGTTACAACAGCAACACCAATCTTTACAACAGcaacatcaacaacaacaaGCTCAATTAGCTCAAGCTCAAAACCAAGCTCAAGCTCATTTAGTCCAATCACAAGCCCAAGTACAGAATCAATTACAGGATCCTAATCAACAAGCTCAATTGCAACAACATCAAGCATTTGCCGCAGTATTCAACCAATTGATTGCTATGCGACCGCCACCTCCACCATTAGCGTTCCAAGCTCCGCAACTAGCGCCTAATCCAAATTTGATGACATCACCATCTATGAAACAATTTATTGCAGCACAAATACAACATCACAtacataatactaatttaaatggTAATTTAAATCCAGCTGCTATTAATGGTAATATTAATACCAAGAGTGATGAAGAGGTTCAACAACCATTTAAGAAAATGAAAACTGCTTGA